From a region of the Bremerella alba genome:
- a CDS encoding CAP domain-containing protein, whose translation MKRTTRHHSTLVFGSVTLMILLTGLAHSQEREESQVEILKGAGQPIEDVDVDAQQVAELIVRQTNEFREAQGRGPVKTNSKLAATAQTFADYMARTDRYGHRADGNRPADRASEHDYQYCIVAENIAYRYNSAGTETEALADKFVQGWKDSPGHRENMLDRDVRETGVAVAVSKETSHWYAVQMFGRPKSDAIEFQIANHADKEVGYSMGEKSFQLPPRYTRTHMSCRLAPVKFDFPGKSGEADAQVQPKTGDHFSIEEDENELRVKKEKE comes from the coding sequence ATGAAACGAACGACGCGTCACCACTCCACTCTCGTTTTTGGATCCGTAACCTTAATGATCCTGCTGACTGGGCTTGCCCACAGCCAAGAGCGTGAGGAAAGCCAAGTTGAGATTCTTAAGGGAGCCGGTCAACCGATTGAAGACGTTGACGTCGACGCACAGCAGGTCGCGGAGTTAATTGTCCGGCAGACCAACGAGTTTCGCGAAGCCCAGGGTAGGGGACCGGTAAAGACCAATTCGAAACTAGCCGCCACGGCCCAGACATTTGCGGATTACATGGCAAGAACAGACAGGTACGGGCATCGAGCCGACGGCAATCGCCCCGCCGACCGGGCTTCCGAACACGACTACCAATACTGCATCGTGGCCGAAAACATCGCATATCGATACAACTCGGCCGGAACCGAGACCGAAGCTTTGGCCGACAAATTCGTGCAGGGATGGAAAGATTCGCCCGGCCATCGCGAAAACATGCTCGATCGGGACGTTCGTGAGACCGGCGTGGCCGTCGCGGTGAGTAAGGAGACTAGCCACTGGTATGCCGTACAGATGTTCGGTCGGCCCAAGTCCGACGCAATCGAATTTCAGATTGCCAACCATGCAGACAAGGAAGTTGGCTATTCAATGGGCGAAAAAAGCTTTCAACTGCCGCCACGTTATACCCGCACCCACATGAGTTGCCGTTTAGCCCCAGTGAAGTTCGACTTTCCGGGCAAAAGCGGCGAGGCCGACGCACAGGTACAGCCGAAAACGGGAGATCATTTCTCGATTGAAGAAGACGAGAATGAGCTTCGTGTGAAGAAAGAGAAGGAGTGA
- a CDS encoding prolyl oligopeptidase family serine peptidase — translation MAQTATETPSDDPNLWLEDVTGEKALDWVKEQNKESTAQLTESQGFQQLEEKILKILNSNERIPFVVKRGPYYYNFWQDGEHPRGLWRRTTPEEYKKDNPEWDVIIDVDALGKEEGENWVWHGVSMLRPDYRHAMVKLSRGGADADIKREFDMETREFVQDGFYLPEAKSRVSWKDKDTLLVGTNFGEGSLTDSGYPRIVKEWKRGTELEQAKTIFEGEKTDVSITGVYDKTPGFEREFVSRAITFYTSKLWQVVDGDLVEIEKPDDAEVNVHREWIFIQPRSTWEVGGQSYEPGALLVGNYDDYMNGKREFTVLFEPTDRKSLAGYSPTKNHLIVNELDNVRNKIYLWTPGEDGKWKSEPMPGVPEFGTISVGAVDEEVSDEFFLTVTDYTLPTTLYLGTAGDPALEKLKSLPAFYDATGIVVEQFEATSQDGTKIPYFQVSHKDLKLDGENATLLYGYGGFEVPMVPNYSATTGTAWLTEGGVFVVANIRGGGEFGPKWHQAALKENRHKAYEDFIAVAEDLIARKVTSPQHLGVMGGSNGGLLTGNMLVLRPDLWGAVVSQVPLLDMKRFHLLLAGASWMGEYGNPDEPEQWEFMKTFSPYHLVEEDVKYPNTLFTTSTRDDRVHPGHARKMVARMKKMGHPVLYYENIEGGHAGAADNKQRAFMTALTYEFLKQQLMGK, via the coding sequence ATGGCGCAAACGGCCACGGAAACCCCGTCCGATGACCCTAATCTTTGGCTGGAAGACGTCACCGGCGAAAAGGCCCTCGACTGGGTCAAAGAGCAAAACAAAGAAAGCACCGCCCAACTGACCGAGTCGCAAGGCTTTCAGCAGTTGGAAGAAAAGATCTTAAAGATCCTCAACTCGAACGAGCGAATTCCCTTCGTCGTCAAGCGTGGCCCTTACTACTACAATTTCTGGCAAGATGGCGAGCACCCGCGAGGCCTGTGGCGACGCACCACGCCCGAAGAGTACAAGAAGGATAATCCCGAGTGGGACGTCATCATCGATGTCGATGCACTGGGTAAAGAGGAAGGCGAAAACTGGGTCTGGCACGGCGTTTCGATGCTGAGGCCAGACTACCGCCACGCCATGGTCAAGCTCTCGCGCGGCGGGGCCGATGCAGATATCAAACGCGAATTCGATATGGAAACGCGTGAGTTCGTCCAAGACGGTTTCTATCTGCCGGAAGCCAAGAGTCGCGTCTCGTGGAAGGACAAAGACACCTTGCTCGTCGGCACCAACTTCGGCGAAGGCTCTCTCACCGATTCTGGCTACCCACGTATCGTTAAAGAGTGGAAACGTGGCACGGAACTAGAACAAGCCAAGACAATCTTCGAAGGCGAAAAGACCGACGTCAGCATCACCGGCGTCTACGACAAAACGCCTGGCTTCGAGCGCGAGTTCGTCAGCCGCGCGATCACCTTCTATACCAGCAAGCTGTGGCAAGTGGTCGACGGCGATCTGGTCGAGATCGAGAAGCCTGACGACGCCGAAGTGAACGTCCACCGCGAGTGGATCTTCATTCAGCCTCGCAGCACATGGGAAGTCGGCGGCCAGAGCTACGAACCAGGCGCCCTCCTGGTGGGTAACTACGACGACTACATGAACGGCAAACGCGAGTTCACCGTGCTGTTCGAGCCTACCGATCGCAAGTCGTTGGCCGGTTACAGTCCGACCAAGAATCACTTGATCGTCAACGAACTGGACAACGTCCGCAACAAGATCTACCTGTGGACGCCTGGCGAAGATGGCAAGTGGAAAAGCGAGCCCATGCCCGGCGTGCCAGAGTTCGGTACGATCTCGGTCGGTGCGGTCGACGAAGAAGTGTCGGACGAGTTCTTCCTTACGGTTACCGATTACACGCTGCCAACAACGCTGTACCTGGGCACCGCCGGCGATCCGGCCCTAGAGAAGCTCAAGTCGCTGCCGGCGTTCTACGATGCTACCGGCATCGTGGTCGAGCAGTTTGAAGCGACCTCGCAGGACGGCACCAAGATCCCTTACTTCCAGGTTTCGCACAAAGACCTAAAGCTCGACGGCGAGAACGCCACGCTGCTCTACGGCTACGGCGGGTTTGAAGTTCCGATGGTGCCCAACTACTCGGCCACCACCGGTACCGCCTGGCTCACCGAAGGAGGCGTCTTTGTCGTGGCCAACATCCGCGGCGGCGGCGAGTTCGGACCGAAGTGGCATCAAGCGGCACTGAAAGAGAACCGCCACAAAGCGTACGAAGATTTCATTGCCGTGGCTGAAGATCTGATTGCCCGCAAGGTGACCAGTCCCCAGCATCTCGGCGTGATGGGTGGCAGTAACGGCGGTCTGCTTACAGGCAACATGCTGGTGCTTCGCCCCGACCTGTGGGGCGCTGTGGTCAGTCAGGTACCGTTGTTGGATATGAAGCGATTCCACTTGCTGTTGGCCGGTGCCAGTTGGATGGGCGAGTACGGCAACCCCGACGAGCCAGAGCAGTGGGAATTCATGAAGACCTTCTCGCCGTATCACCTGGTAGAAGAAGACGTGAAGTACCCCAATACTCTCTTCACCACCAGTACCCGCGACGACCGCGTTCACCCTGGCCATGCCCGGAAGATGGTTGCCCGGATGAAGAAGATGGGACACCCGGTTCTCTACTACGAGAACATCGAAGGGGGCCACGCCGGCGCCGCCGATAACAAGCAACGCGCCTTCATGACGGCGCTAACCTACGAGTTCCTCAAGCAGCAACTCATGGGCAAGTAG
- the mnmA gene encoding tRNA 2-thiouridine(34) synthase MnmA — MARVVLAMSGGVDSSVAAHLLKRDGHDVIGVFMRHGEESPVAECSLDAPGGGTALQILNQRADHKQGCCSASDAADARRVADRMDIPFYALNLQQEFGQIMEYFADEYIRGRTPNPCVMCNNWIKFGKLFEYADSVGAEYVATGHYAKLVPTDESDGIPRMVRGVDPGKDQTYVLFGIQRDYLKRMLLPVGDFYKDEIRAMAGETGLRVADKKDSQEICFVTSGKHDQFVKQRRPAAQTAGDFVLTDGSVVGQHDGIERFTIGQRKGLGIALGEPHYVVKIDPVENSVVLGKLEELGCADLTANQCNWLVQPKSDEFRCEAMIRYNSAALPATVKMLPAGRIAVTFDQPRNGVAPGQAVVCYDGDTVLGGGWIE, encoded by the coding sequence TTGGCACGCGTTGTATTAGCCATGTCTGGGGGCGTCGATAGTAGTGTCGCCGCCCATTTATTGAAGCGTGACGGTCACGACGTCATTGGGGTGTTCATGCGCCACGGCGAAGAGAGCCCGGTGGCTGAGTGCAGCTTGGATGCCCCTGGGGGTGGAACGGCGCTGCAAATTCTCAATCAGCGTGCCGATCACAAGCAAGGCTGCTGCAGTGCTTCCGACGCAGCCGACGCGCGGCGGGTCGCCGATCGGATGGACATTCCGTTCTACGCACTGAATCTGCAACAAGAGTTCGGTCAGATCATGGAGTACTTCGCCGACGAGTACATCCGCGGCCGGACCCCCAACCCTTGCGTGATGTGCAACAACTGGATCAAGTTCGGCAAGTTATTCGAATACGCCGATAGCGTCGGGGCCGAGTACGTCGCTACCGGGCACTACGCGAAGTTGGTTCCCACGGACGAATCCGACGGCATTCCGCGAATGGTTCGTGGCGTCGATCCGGGCAAAGACCAAACGTATGTGCTGTTCGGCATTCAACGAGACTACCTCAAGCGGATGCTGCTGCCGGTGGGTGATTTCTACAAAGATGAAATCCGCGCGATGGCCGGCGAGACAGGTCTGCGTGTGGCCGATAAGAAGGACAGCCAGGAAATCTGCTTTGTGACCAGTGGCAAGCACGATCAGTTTGTGAAACAGCGGCGACCGGCCGCCCAGACGGCAGGCGATTTCGTCCTAACCGATGGCAGCGTCGTCGGACAGCACGACGGGATCGAGCGGTTCACTATCGGCCAGCGGAAGGGGCTAGGCATTGCCCTGGGCGAGCCTCATTACGTGGTGAAGATTGACCCGGTCGAAAACAGCGTGGTTCTCGGAAAGCTCGAAGAGCTAGGCTGTGCGGATTTAACCGCCAACCAGTGCAACTGGCTGGTCCAGCCCAAGTCGGACGAGTTTCGCTGCGAAGCGATGATCCGCTACAACAGCGCGGCGCTGCCGGCCACGGTTAAGATGCTGCCGGCAGGACGCATCGCGGTGACCTTCGACCAGCCGCGCAACGGCGTCGCCCCCGGCCAAGCCGTTGTATGCTACGACGGCGACACCGTACTAGGCGGCGGCTGGATCGAATAA
- a CDS encoding mandelate racemase/muconate lactonizing enzyme family protein, which yields MSKPTDVVVREVKPSTNTIQYRTPMKFGGRIATDVTMFNVEITVETNSGKIGHGYGSMPLGNIWGWPSQQVDSSQTLQTMVEVAHRFSAEASKLNEAAHPLQHSRSLHQPLIGIGKQLVAELSLPESIPELALLVAGSPVDAALHDAYGKALGLNSYNTLGKEFIEEDLSGFLNEDFAGEYLDQYTTRQPQPTMPLYHLVGALDPLDHDELEQPVGDGLPETLPQWIAADGLTHLKIKLNGDDLDWDVARVAKIDKVSTAAQTKRGITSWFYSLDFNEKCASVQYVLDFLAKLQEVSPAAMDRVQYIEQPTHRDLSKHPENKMHAAAKIKPVVIDESLIGLDTLFLSREQGYSGVALKACKGHSEALLMGAAAQKYNLFLCVQDLTCPGASFLHSASIAARLPTIAAIEGNGRQYCPAGNDAWRDRFPEMFNITDGTVGTGVLTGPGLGF from the coding sequence ATGAGTAAGCCCACCGACGTCGTCGTTCGCGAAGTTAAGCCATCGACGAACACCATTCAATATCGTACCCCCATGAAGTTTGGGGGACGCATCGCTACCGACGTGACTATGTTCAACGTCGAGATCACCGTCGAAACCAACAGTGGTAAGATTGGCCACGGTTATGGCTCGATGCCGTTGGGCAATATCTGGGGTTGGCCATCTCAGCAGGTCGACAGTAGCCAAACGCTGCAAACCATGGTGGAAGTCGCCCATCGGTTTTCGGCCGAAGCCAGCAAGCTCAATGAGGCCGCTCATCCGCTGCAGCATTCCCGCTCGCTACATCAACCGCTCATCGGTATCGGCAAGCAGTTGGTAGCCGAGCTTTCCCTGCCAGAGTCGATCCCCGAGTTGGCCTTGTTGGTCGCCGGAAGTCCTGTCGACGCGGCCCTGCACGATGCCTATGGCAAAGCGCTTGGGCTAAACAGTTACAACACGCTCGGAAAAGAGTTCATCGAGGAAGATCTCTCTGGCTTCTTGAACGAAGACTTCGCCGGCGAGTACCTCGATCAGTACACCACGCGTCAGCCGCAGCCTACCATGCCGCTGTATCACCTGGTGGGGGCGCTCGATCCGCTGGACCACGACGAACTCGAGCAGCCGGTTGGTGATGGCCTGCCAGAGACGCTGCCCCAGTGGATTGCGGCCGATGGGCTGACGCATCTGAAAATCAAACTCAACGGAGACGACCTCGACTGGGATGTGGCCCGGGTTGCCAAGATCGACAAAGTTTCGACCGCTGCCCAAACCAAACGCGGCATCACGTCGTGGTTTTATTCGCTCGATTTCAACGAGAAGTGTGCCAGCGTGCAGTACGTGCTGGACTTCCTAGCCAAACTGCAAGAGGTCAGCCCTGCGGCGATGGATCGAGTTCAGTACATCGAACAGCCGACCCATCGCGATCTTAGCAAGCATCCTGAAAACAAGATGCACGCAGCCGCCAAGATTAAGCCGGTGGTGATCGACGAGTCGCTGATCGGTCTCGACACGCTCTTTCTTTCACGCGAGCAAGGCTACAGCGGTGTGGCGCTCAAAGCGTGTAAGGGGCACTCCGAGGCGTTGCTGATGGGGGCCGCAGCCCAGAAGTATAACTTGTTTCTGTGCGTGCAGGATCTGACGTGCCCCGGGGCGTCCTTTCTGCATTCGGCCAGCATCGCGGCTCGCTTGCCGACGATCGCCGCTATCGAAGGGAACGGTCGGCAATACTGCCCTGCCGGTAATGACGCCTGGCGAGATCGTTTTCCCGAGATGTTCAACATCACCGACGGCACCGTGGGGACCGGTGTTCTCACTGGCCCAGGCCTGGGCTTCTAA
- a CDS encoding response regulator: MAIRVLVADDHEVVRCGLKTLVADSDIEIVAEAATGDGAIKLVDEVKPDVVLLDIRMPEGDGLTTLGRLKLDHPNLPILVLSTYDNPTYVARAVALGACGYVLKGDSRDRLLDAIRTANRGENAWTRDELRRVTGALATPRLNADVEVPLTQRESEVLRQLALGLTNKEIAQALHISYETVKEHVQHILRKVGVSDRTQAAVWAVRKGLV, encoded by the coding sequence ATGGCAATTCGAGTTCTCGTTGCGGATGACCACGAAGTGGTTCGTTGCGGACTGAAAACATTGGTAGCAGACAGTGACATTGAAATTGTCGCCGAAGCAGCAACAGGAGACGGCGCGATCAAGTTGGTCGACGAAGTTAAACCTGACGTTGTGCTTCTCGACATTCGTATGCCTGAGGGAGATGGTTTAACGACGTTGGGGCGTCTTAAGCTCGATCATCCTAATCTGCCGATCCTGGTTTTATCGACCTACGATAACCCCACCTATGTCGCACGTGCCGTTGCTTTGGGGGCATGTGGTTACGTCCTTAAAGGGGATTCGCGAGATCGTCTGCTGGACGCCATTCGCACCGCCAACCGAGGCGAAAATGCCTGGACCCGCGACGAACTGCGCCGCGTGACCGGTGCTTTGGCAACGCCACGTCTCAATGCGGACGTGGAAGTCCCGCTGACCCAGCGAGAAAGCGAAGTGCTTCGTCAGTTGGCCTTAGGGTTGACCAACAAAGAAATCGCTCAGGCGCTGCACATCAGCTACGAAACGGTCAAAGAACACGTCCAGCATATCTTGCGCAAAGTAGGTGTGTCGGATCGTACGCAGGCCGCAGTCTGGGCGGTCCGTAAAGGGCTGGTTTAG
- a CDS encoding efflux RND transporter permease subunit — protein MIQFFLNNPVKVSVGVLLVALFGTVALFRMPMALTPEVETPTISIETSWPGASPQEIEQEIVVEQEEQLKSVEGISKMTSESSDSSAKITLEFLVGTNMDEALLKVNSRLAQVPDYPEDADQPVISTANSSDRPIAWFVLSARRPSPEQYAELRKSYPQLKEAVDEVEFAPNIGVQMLKLRRAADKHPEFQELMPPESLDVQTLKRFAEDEIEARFERVKGVSQSNVIGGLEDEIQVVVHPERLAARSLTVSDVRRVLSGQNEDTSAGDFWEGKRRWVVRTLGQFRTTEQVENQLLAVRDGVPVYVRDIGEVHHGYKKPTGIMRRFGESAIGINCVRETNANVLDVMVGLRQVREELDEGLLKSRGLQLVQVYDETDYIYSSVDLVQQNIFIGGALTICVLMLFLHLGARTLLLIPPAMALAIGSATVSSWLFVPCLILLITAGFWFARGALVVALAIPTSIIGTFLILGALGRSLNVISLAGLAFAVGMLVDNAVVVLENIYRHYQMGDPPMKAAAKGTQEVWGAVFASTATTVAVFLPIVFVQEEAGQLFRDIALAISAAVALSLVVSMSVIPTAASRLFHSTPKRKHSASGNGNGNGKLPHKSATATSGIEAGIGNAGNSTIEAIVSVNRWLMGSVTRRVAVISLILVGTVGISWALWPKVEYLPTGNRNLVFGILLPPPGYNIDQLMALGETVEEELRPYWDIDPNDPEVQNAEYPAISDFFFVARGRQVFMGLRTYDDQRCGELVPLVSSVGAKLPGTFAVAKQSSLFERGLTAGRTIEIEITGPELPKLVDLGTEMLMRVKGAGPFAGKGLIPDAQVRPVPSLDLSSPELHIEPKLVQAAEMGVSSADLGFTANALIDGAYAGDYFLDGKKIDLTIMGETNFADSTQKIGGLPIATPGGELVPLAALANVNISSGPEQINHRERLRSITIEVSPPEAMPLENAMQLISTQLVDPMIADGKVPNGYRVGLSGTADKLTDTWNALWINILLALLITYLLMAALFESWIYPFVIILSVPLGAVGGVMALALLNVFYLQSLDVLTMLGFVILIGTVVNNPILIVHQALNYMREDGMDLREAVLESVRSRVRPIFMTTMTTVLGLMPLVLFPGSGSELYRGLGSVVLGGLLVSTFLTLILVPSLFSLTVETYEGLVSPWRRDEEDEEPSDGLPEDDFESLPAREYAAAPSQQ, from the coding sequence ATGATTCAATTTTTCCTTAACAATCCGGTGAAAGTCTCTGTAGGGGTGCTTTTGGTAGCCCTCTTCGGAACGGTTGCTCTCTTTCGAATGCCGATGGCTTTGACGCCTGAGGTCGAGACCCCCACCATCTCGATTGAAACCAGCTGGCCGGGAGCGAGCCCTCAGGAAATCGAACAAGAGATCGTCGTCGAGCAGGAAGAGCAGCTCAAGAGCGTCGAAGGCATCAGCAAGATGACTTCGGAGAGCAGCGACTCGTCGGCCAAGATCACGCTTGAGTTTCTGGTGGGAACCAACATGGACGAGGCCCTGCTCAAGGTGAATAGCCGCCTCGCTCAGGTGCCTGACTATCCCGAAGATGCCGATCAACCGGTGATCAGTACGGCCAACTCTTCCGATCGCCCGATCGCCTGGTTTGTGCTCAGTGCTCGACGTCCTTCCCCCGAGCAATATGCCGAACTGCGCAAAAGCTATCCCCAGCTCAAAGAGGCAGTCGACGAAGTCGAGTTCGCACCCAACATAGGTGTTCAAATGTTAAAGCTCCGCCGCGCGGCGGACAAGCATCCAGAATTCCAAGAGTTGATGCCGCCGGAATCGCTCGACGTTCAGACCCTCAAGCGATTCGCTGAAGACGAAATCGAGGCCCGCTTTGAACGCGTCAAAGGCGTATCGCAGTCGAACGTGATCGGCGGTCTGGAAGACGAGATCCAGGTGGTCGTGCATCCCGAACGATTGGCGGCTCGTAGTTTGACAGTCTCGGATGTTCGCCGCGTATTATCTGGCCAGAACGAAGACACCTCGGCCGGCGACTTCTGGGAAGGCAAACGACGGTGGGTCGTGCGCACGTTGGGGCAATTCCGTACCACCGAGCAAGTCGAGAATCAATTGTTAGCCGTACGCGACGGCGTTCCGGTTTACGTGCGTGATATTGGCGAAGTGCATCATGGCTATAAGAAGCCTACCGGCATCATGCGGCGTTTTGGCGAGTCGGCCATTGGTATCAACTGCGTGCGCGAAACGAACGCTAACGTGCTGGATGTGATGGTTGGCTTACGGCAAGTGCGCGAAGAACTAGACGAAGGCCTGCTCAAGTCGCGCGGCTTGCAATTGGTGCAAGTTTACGACGAAACCGACTACATCTACTCGTCGGTAGATCTGGTTCAACAGAATATCTTCATTGGTGGTGCGTTGACAATTTGCGTGCTGATGCTGTTTTTGCATCTGGGCGCTCGCACTTTGCTACTCATTCCACCGGCGATGGCCCTGGCGATTGGTTCGGCCACCGTCAGCAGTTGGTTGTTTGTTCCGTGCTTAATTTTGCTCATCACGGCAGGCTTCTGGTTCGCACGTGGCGCTCTGGTGGTCGCTTTGGCGATTCCTACCAGTATCATCGGCACATTCTTAATCCTGGGGGCCCTGGGGCGATCGTTGAATGTGATTAGCCTAGCCGGCTTGGCGTTTGCTGTGGGGATGCTAGTCGATAACGCCGTGGTGGTGCTCGAGAATATCTATCGTCACTATCAAATGGGCGATCCTCCCATGAAAGCGGCCGCCAAAGGTACGCAAGAGGTGTGGGGGGCGGTGTTCGCTTCGACGGCGACGACAGTGGCTGTGTTTTTACCGATCGTGTTTGTTCAGGAAGAAGCGGGGCAGTTGTTTCGAGACATTGCCTTGGCAATCAGTGCGGCCGTCGCGCTTTCGTTGGTCGTATCGATGTCGGTGATTCCGACAGCTGCCTCGCGACTCTTCCACAGTACCCCGAAACGGAAACACAGTGCGTCAGGAAATGGGAATGGAAACGGCAAATTGCCGCATAAATCCGCGACCGCGACCTCGGGCATCGAAGCAGGTATCGGCAATGCCGGCAACTCAACGATCGAGGCTATTGTCAGCGTCAATCGCTGGTTGATGGGGAGCGTGACGCGTCGTGTGGCGGTGATCTCTTTGATTCTCGTTGGGACGGTCGGTATCAGTTGGGCACTGTGGCCGAAGGTCGAGTATCTTCCTACCGGCAACCGGAATCTGGTCTTCGGAATTTTACTTCCCCCTCCGGGTTACAACATCGATCAACTGATGGCCCTGGGCGAAACGGTCGAAGAAGAACTGCGTCCTTACTGGGATATCGATCCGAACGATCCAGAGGTTCAAAATGCCGAATACCCGGCGATCAGCGACTTCTTCTTTGTCGCTCGCGGTCGGCAGGTTTTCATGGGGCTACGAACCTACGACGACCAGCGCTGCGGCGAACTGGTACCCTTAGTTTCCAGTGTGGGGGCGAAACTCCCTGGGACTTTCGCGGTGGCCAAGCAGTCGAGTCTCTTTGAACGTGGGCTGACTGCCGGCCGTACCATCGAAATTGAAATCACCGGGCCGGAACTGCCTAAACTGGTCGATCTGGGGACTGAGATGCTAATGCGGGTCAAAGGAGCCGGGCCATTCGCTGGCAAGGGGCTCATTCCCGATGCCCAGGTTCGCCCCGTGCCGAGCTTGGACCTTTCCAGCCCGGAACTGCATATCGAGCCAAAGCTGGTCCAGGCCGCAGAAATGGGGGTCAGCAGTGCCGACTTAGGCTTTACAGCCAATGCACTGATCGACGGTGCCTACGCCGGCGATTACTTCCTGGACGGTAAGAAGATCGACCTCACTATCATGGGCGAAACGAACTTCGCCGATAGCACGCAAAAGATTGGTGGCTTGCCGATTGCGACCCCCGGCGGCGAGCTTGTTCCCCTGGCCGCCCTGGCCAATGTGAACATCAGCAGCGGTCCCGAACAGATCAACCACCGAGAACGTCTCCGCTCGATCACCATCGAAGTCTCACCCCCCGAGGCAATGCCGCTGGAGAACGCCATGCAGTTGATCTCCACACAGTTGGTCGACCCGATGATCGCCGACGGGAAAGTTCCCAATGGTTATCGCGTGGGGCTTTCGGGAACGGCTGACAAACTGACCGATACGTGGAATGCACTTTGGATCAATATCCTCTTGGCGCTCTTAATCACCTATCTGTTGATGGCAGCACTGTTTGAATCGTGGATTTATCCCTTTGTCATTATTTTGTCGGTCCCCCTGGGGGCGGTCGGCGGCGTGATGGCGTTGGCCCTATTGAATGTGTTTTATCTGCAGTCGCTCGATGTGCTGACGATGCTCGGTTTCGTCATTCTGATTGGGACGGTGGTGAATAACCCCATTCTGATCGTGCACCAGGCGCTCAATTATATGCGGGAAGATGGCATGGACCTCCGCGAGGCGGTTCTGGAAAGCGTGCGCTCGCGTGTTCGTCCTATTTTCATGACCACCATGACCACCGTTTTGGGGCTAATGCCGCTGGTCCTGTTTCCTGGGTCCGGTAGCGAACTCTATCGCGGACTGGGCAGTGTGGTGCTTGGCGGCTTGCTGGTGTCGACGTTCTTAACGCTGATCCTGGTGCCCAGCCTGTTTAGCCTGACGGTCGAAACGTACGAAGGCTTGGTGTCCCCCTGGCGGCGTGATGAGGAAGACGAAGAGCCGTCGGATGGCCTGCCAGAGGATGATTTCGAGTCGCTTCCCGCACGCGAATATGCCGCCGCACCCAGTCAACAATGA
- a CDS encoding efflux RND transporter periplasmic adaptor subunit: MKKISSSTALICGLILTLLHAPAWGQSPVRAVPVQQREIASYKTFVGTVHPSKHAVLGSAVDGRVVEFNYEEGDFVEAEKPVAQLLINTISLIRDAADAELDVRKAELEEVQNGTRPLEVEQIQARMRAAEARKQYMKLRRDRAVELYEKRGVTSKETFDEAVSAADAAEQEYMDALKAFELAEEGPRPEQLKQAEARVAVQAAIVQELNDRIKKYTIRSQFDGYLVKKSTEIGAWATSGGAIAEVAKLDEVDVIANVPEQDIPYVRLGREVQVEVFAYPGRKFPGKVVAIIPQADVRARTFPVKVRVPNQFEQDQPVLKAGMMGNVMLQTSETKLAMLIPKDAVVLNRGSKVVYVIAPAEKGQVAKMVPVTLGIHDGTDIEVMGELQPGMNVVTHGNERLRPDQPVTVLPATTPTSSAGR; the protein is encoded by the coding sequence ATGAAAAAGATCAGCTCCTCGACCGCCCTTATTTGCGGATTGATTCTTACTCTCTTGCATGCTCCCGCTTGGGGCCAGTCCCCGGTCCGTGCTGTGCCGGTCCAGCAGCGTGAGATTGCTTCGTATAAAACATTCGTCGGCACGGTGCACCCCTCGAAGCACGCAGTTCTGGGCAGCGCGGTTGACGGACGCGTGGTCGAGTTCAATTACGAGGAAGGCGATTTCGTCGAAGCGGAGAAACCGGTCGCGCAACTGCTGATTAATACGATCTCACTAATACGCGATGCGGCGGATGCCGAGTTAGATGTCCGCAAGGCAGAACTGGAAGAAGTGCAAAACGGCACTCGACCCTTGGAAGTCGAGCAAATACAAGCCCGCATGCGAGCCGCCGAGGCTCGTAAACAGTATATGAAACTGCGACGTGATCGAGCGGTCGAACTGTACGAAAAACGGGGCGTAACCTCGAAGGAAACGTTTGATGAAGCGGTTTCTGCCGCCGATGCTGCCGAGCAAGAATACATGGACGCCCTCAAAGCCTTCGAACTGGCCGAAGAAGGTCCTCGCCCAGAGCAACTCAAGCAAGCCGAAGCACGCGTCGCCGTGCAAGCAGCGATCGTGCAAGAGCTTAACGATCGGATCAAAAAGTACACCATCCGTTCGCAGTTCGATGGCTACTTGGTGAAGAAGTCGACCGAGATCGGAGCATGGGCGACCAGCGGTGGTGCGATTGCCGAAGTCGCCAAACTGGACGAAGTGGATGTCATAGCCAATGTGCCGGAACAGGACATCCCCTACGTTCGGCTGGGCCGAGAAGTGCAAGTCGAAGTCTTCGCTTATCCCGGGCGTAAGTTCCCCGGTAAGGTCGTTGCCATCATTCCCCAGGCAGACGTCAGGGCTCGTACTTTCCCCGTTAAGGTGCGTGTTCCCAATCAGTTCGAGCAAGACCAACCGGTGCTGAAGGCCGGCATGATGGGCAATGTCATGCTGCAGACGAGTGAAACCAAGCTGGCCATGCTGATTCCTAAAGACGCCGTCGTCCTCAACCGAGGTTCCAAGGTTGTGTACGTGATTGCTCCGGCCGAGAAGGGACAAGTAGCCAAAATGGTGCCGGTGACACTCGGCATTCATGATGGAACGGATATTGAAGTCATGGGCGAATTGCAGCCTGGCATGAACGTGGTAACGCACGGCAACGAACGTCTTCGACCGGACCAACCGGTCACCGTATTGCCAGCGACTACCCCGACAAGTTCTGCCGGTCGCTAA